A region of Paraburkholderia sp. BL23I1N1 DNA encodes the following proteins:
- a CDS encoding Crp/Fnr family transcriptional regulator, with protein MNHQRSPWSRAAAPGEVIYAEGFAGDAVIYVIADGKVEISTQCDEKKVILATLGKGEFFGEASLLPAEPRAHTAKALSFCQLTVIAASVVEEELERVSPLLRHIVRTLIRRVKKKDDVLATNTHADFLPSVLSYAHVLSLMAGSESAERMDGRARRAQGEEFSVPLPEVIKKCHAIAGHSRPHVMAMLKRMEKLNLVTLEPGRSDRLSTQSARYSAQDGAAGRQLVTFDPVRITERAQQVADHDLDVSINSELELIELADLEALIGVDKNLILNKLSNAEIAEDIFAFRKTRVLNYVEEKGITYFSRRNPRGTSEIKSLADLEFVDQRTLFEAVSAFDTYDLAKLLAAVTGEPVSDRLFSVMTEARKKEVSWVMRREIKIDPLEIAEIEERFIETVRTIKSSAATAAPLSNVDA; from the coding sequence TTGAATCATCAACGATCGCCATGGTCGCGCGCAGCGGCTCCGGGCGAAGTCATCTATGCCGAAGGCTTCGCGGGCGACGCCGTCATCTATGTGATTGCAGACGGCAAAGTCGAAATCTCCACTCAATGCGATGAAAAAAAGGTCATCCTCGCCACGCTAGGAAAGGGCGAATTTTTTGGCGAAGCGTCCTTGTTGCCGGCCGAACCGCGGGCGCACACCGCGAAGGCCCTGAGCTTCTGTCAGTTGACCGTGATCGCGGCAAGTGTCGTGGAAGAAGAGCTCGAACGCGTCTCGCCGCTCCTGCGGCATATCGTGCGCACCTTGATCCGACGTGTGAAGAAGAAGGACGATGTCCTTGCCACCAATACGCATGCTGATTTTCTGCCAAGTGTTCTCTCGTACGCGCATGTTCTTTCGCTAATGGCCGGGTCCGAGAGCGCAGAGCGGATGGACGGACGCGCGCGCCGTGCTCAAGGGGAGGAGTTCTCCGTGCCTCTGCCCGAAGTCATCAAGAAGTGCCATGCGATTGCCGGTCATTCCCGCCCGCATGTCATGGCGATGCTCAAGCGCATGGAAAAACTCAACCTCGTGACGCTTGAGCCGGGCCGCTCCGATCGTCTGAGCACCCAGTCGGCGCGCTATTCGGCGCAAGACGGCGCAGCCGGCCGGCAGCTCGTGACCTTCGATCCCGTGCGGATCACGGAACGGGCGCAGCAGGTGGCGGACCACGATCTCGACGTGTCGATCAACAGCGAACTGGAACTGATCGAGCTGGCCGACCTGGAAGCCCTGATCGGCGTCGACAAGAATCTGATTCTCAACAAACTCTCGAATGCGGAAATTGCGGAAGACATCTTTGCGTTTCGCAAGACCCGGGTGTTGAACTACGTCGAGGAAAAGGGCATCACGTATTTTTCCCGGCGCAATCCGCGTGGCACCAGCGAGATCAAGTCTCTGGCCGATCTGGAGTTTGTCGACCAGCGAACCTTGTTCGAAGCCGTGAGCGCTTTCGACACCTATGACCTCGCGAAACTGCTCGCTGCCGTGACGGGCGAGCCGGTCTCCGATCGCTTGTTCTCGGTGATGACCGAGGCGCGAAAGAAGGAGGTGTCGTGGGTCATGCGTCGTGAGATCAAGATCGATCCCCTCGAGATTGCCGAGATCGAGGAGCGATTCATCGAGACCGTGCGCACGATCAAATCCTCGGCCGCCACGGCAGCGCCGCTTTCCAATGTGGATGCCTGA
- a CDS encoding flagellar motor protein: protein MDLLTLLGALVGVTAIVAGFSLEGGHFASLFQLEAFVIVLGGTLGAVMIQNTWARFYDGVKQLRLAFVKARQVDRDSLSVLLEWGDQAKLNGMLVFESIEVVGAGGINPFAKRGLELLANGVSTAVLEDALQRELDAYERNHMAAARIWQQAGGYAPTFGILGAVLGLIQVTGHMLEPAQLGQGIAVAFVATLYGLALANLAFLPLYGKIRAQVDSELRFRRLYLDGLLAISRKESPHTIETRLAGDVRERSAELLG, encoded by the coding sequence ATGGATCTTTTGACGCTATTGGGTGCCCTGGTCGGTGTGACGGCTATCGTGGCCGGATTTTCGCTCGAGGGCGGTCACTTTGCCTCGCTGTTTCAACTGGAGGCGTTCGTCATCGTCCTGGGCGGCACGCTTGGCGCGGTGATGATCCAGAACACGTGGGCCAGGTTTTATGACGGCGTGAAGCAACTGCGGCTCGCCTTTGTGAAAGCGCGACAGGTCGACCGGGACAGTTTGTCGGTCCTGCTCGAGTGGGGCGATCAGGCGAAGCTGAACGGCATGCTCGTGTTTGAGTCGATCGAGGTGGTTGGGGCAGGCGGCATCAATCCATTCGCCAAACGAGGCCTGGAGCTTCTGGCCAACGGAGTATCGACTGCCGTGCTCGAAGACGCCTTGCAACGTGAGCTGGATGCGTATGAGCGGAATCACATGGCGGCGGCGCGGATATGGCAGCAGGCGGGTGGCTATGCGCCGACGTTCGGTATTCTGGGAGCGGTGCTCGGGCTGATTCAGGTCACTGGCCATATGCTGGAGCCGGCGCAACTTGGGCAGGGTATTGCCGTCGCGTTTGTGGCCACGCTATACGGCCTCGCGTTGGCGAATCTGGCTTTTCTGCCGTTGTACGGAAAGATCAGGGCGCAGGTGGATAGCGAATTGCGCTTCAGGCGTTTGTACCTCGATGGCCTGCTCGCGATTTCGCGCAAGGAGTCGCCCCATACGATCGAAACCCGCCTGGCGGGTGACGTCCGGGAAAGATCGGCTGAGTTGCTGGGCTAA
- a CDS encoding DUF2946 domain-containing protein: MTLRSRNRMTAWLGLIAMWLVVFAPVVSQMLVSNRAHEPFAALCSALQPGNPSLANQSAQASPEPVHLSHDDAFGACGYCHLLEHHVAMPSVATAEPPAAFALAGTAPPALSTRFTPLGAFPSGRPRDPPAVS; the protein is encoded by the coding sequence ATGACTCTACGCTCCCGCAACCGCATGACCGCATGGCTTGGCCTGATCGCCATGTGGCTCGTCGTGTTCGCGCCGGTCGTGAGTCAGATGCTGGTTTCGAACCGCGCGCACGAGCCCTTCGCCGCGCTCTGTTCGGCGCTGCAGCCGGGCAACCCGAGCCTCGCGAACCAGTCCGCGCAAGCCAGCCCCGAGCCGGTTCATCTCAGCCACGACGACGCCTTCGGCGCATGCGGCTACTGCCACCTGCTCGAACATCACGTCGCCATGCCAAGCGTCGCGACCGCCGAACCGCCGGCCGCGTTCGCGCTTGCCGGCACCGCGCCGCCCGCCCTCTCCACCCGCTTCACGCCGCTCGGCGCGTTCCCGTCCGGACGCCCACGAGACCCGCCCGCCGTTTCCTGA
- the rbsK gene encoding ribokinase: MSKEAKQGRVLVVGSINTDLVARAPHLPRPGETIGGHEFSQVAGGKGGNQAVAAARIGARVAMIGRVGKDANGAQRVLDLEAEGIDFAGIEADPAQPTGVAMVTVSDDGQNTIVVVAGSNGELTPEHVARHEAAIKASDVVVCQLETPWDSVHATLVLARRLGKITVLNPAPATGPLPAEWLPLVDYLVPNEVEAAILAGLPVESQSGARRAALELQRGGARNVIVTLGAQGAYLLPEGGEGTHFPAPQVRAVDTTAAGDTFIGVFAAQLAARQPLEGAISLAQRAASISVTRAGAQPSIPTRAEVDSAV, translated from the coding sequence GTGTCGAAAGAAGCGAAGCAGGGCCGCGTGCTCGTGGTGGGCAGCATCAACACCGACCTGGTCGCCCGTGCCCCGCATTTGCCGCGGCCCGGCGAGACGATCGGAGGACATGAGTTCTCGCAGGTCGCCGGCGGTAAGGGCGGCAACCAGGCGGTGGCGGCCGCCCGCATCGGCGCACGCGTGGCGATGATCGGGCGTGTGGGGAAGGATGCGAACGGCGCCCAGCGGGTACTGGATCTGGAAGCGGAAGGCATCGACTTCGCCGGTATCGAGGCCGACCCGGCGCAGCCCACCGGCGTTGCAATGGTGACGGTGTCGGACGACGGGCAGAACACGATCGTGGTGGTGGCGGGCAGTAACGGCGAACTCACGCCTGAGCACGTTGCGCGCCACGAAGCGGCGATCAAGGCCAGCGACGTGGTGGTCTGCCAACTGGAAACGCCCTGGGATTCCGTCCATGCAACACTCGTGCTCGCCCGGCGCTTGGGCAAGATCACCGTGCTGAACCCGGCGCCGGCCACCGGGCCGCTCCCCGCGGAATGGCTGCCGCTGGTCGACTACCTCGTGCCGAACGAGGTCGAAGCCGCGATACTCGCCGGCCTGCCGGTCGAATCGCAAAGCGGCGCACGCAGGGCGGCGCTGGAATTGCAACGCGGCGGGGCCCGCAACGTGATCGTCACGCTCGGCGCGCAAGGCGCTTACCTGTTGCCGGAAGGCGGCGAAGGCACGCATTTTCCCGCGCCGCAGGTGCGGGCGGTCGATACGACGGCGGCCGGCGACACCTTTATCGGCGTCTTTGCCGCGCAACTCGCCGCCCGGCAGCCGCTGGAAGGCGCGATCAGCCTCGCGCAACGCGCGGCGTCGATTTCCGTCACGCGCGCCGGTGCGCAGCCATCGATCCCGACTCGCGCGGAAGTCGACAGCGCGGTCTGA
- a CDS encoding OmpA family protein — translation MSTSTGNKRLAADKTGYRHDDEDGDGEAQSGRWLISYADLITTLMVLFLALYALQLAKNRELEIKSLEHREANTQTAAGSAHAPGAPDAARQQLLSLLAPLQDNRQITISNASQGVEIAINAKILFNSGDARLLPESFGVLDQIAGVLHDRSKNNILVEGHTDSVPISTAKYESNWELSSARAGAVVRFFADKGIEPHRMAAIGRADNFPLIIGDDAAARAANRRVTILVEY, via the coding sequence ATGAGCACCTCCACGGGTAACAAGCGCCTTGCGGCAGATAAAACCGGCTATCGGCATGACGACGAGGACGGCGACGGCGAGGCGCAGTCCGGGCGCTGGCTGATTTCCTATGCAGACCTCATCACCACGCTGATGGTGCTGTTCCTTGCGCTTTACGCGTTGCAGCTGGCGAAGAACCGTGAACTCGAAATCAAATCGCTCGAGCACCGCGAGGCGAACACGCAGACGGCCGCCGGCAGCGCTCATGCGCCTGGCGCGCCCGATGCCGCGAGGCAACAGCTTCTTTCCTTGCTAGCGCCGCTTCAGGACAACCGGCAGATCACGATTTCGAATGCCTCGCAGGGCGTGGAAATCGCCATCAACGCAAAAATTCTCTTCAATTCGGGCGACGCGCGTTTGTTGCCGGAATCGTTCGGCGTGCTGGATCAGATTGCCGGCGTACTGCACGACCGTTCGAAGAACAATATCCTCGTCGAAGGACACACTGACAGTGTGCCGATATCCACCGCGAAATACGAATCCAACTGGGAGTTGTCGTCGGCGCGAGCAGGCGCTGTGGTTCGTTTCTTTGCGGACAAGGGAATCGAACCGCACAGAATGGCCGCGATCGGCAGGGCGGACAATTTCCCGCTGATCATCGGCGACGATGCGGCAGCGCGCGCTGCGAATCGCCGCGTCACGATCCTCGTGGAATACTGA
- a CDS encoding ABC transporter permease, which yields MTAPTSLPTLQNEPPKDAKPIGTRLGFSNYLGLLGALLGMIVLFSLLSSHFLSYDTFSTIANQIPDLVVMSVGMTFVLIIAGIDLSVGSVLALGAALTSVAALQWHWPALAAALLGMAGAALTGCLTGAITVAWRIPSFIVSLGVLEAARGLAYQLTNSRTAYIGDAFDFLSNPIAFGISPAFLIAIVVMIAAQLVLTRTVFGRYLVGIGTNEEAVRLAGVNPRPYKIAVFAMMGLLAGLASLFQISRLEAADPNAGSGIELQVIAAVVIGGTSLMGGRGSVISTFFGVLIISVLAAGLAQIGATEPTKRIITGAVIVVAVVLDTYRSRRRAA from the coding sequence AACCGCCCAAAGACGCAAAGCCGATCGGCACGCGCCTTGGATTCTCGAACTACCTCGGCCTGCTCGGCGCGTTGCTCGGGATGATCGTCCTGTTCTCGCTGCTGAGTTCGCACTTTCTGAGCTACGACACCTTCAGCACGATCGCGAACCAGATTCCCGATCTCGTCGTGATGTCGGTCGGCATGACCTTCGTGCTCATCATCGCCGGGATCGACCTGTCGGTTGGTTCCGTGCTCGCGCTCGGCGCGGCGCTCACGAGCGTCGCGGCCTTGCAGTGGCATTGGCCGGCGCTGGCCGCCGCCTTGCTCGGCATGGCGGGCGCGGCGTTGACGGGCTGCCTGACTGGCGCGATTACCGTCGCCTGGCGCATTCCCTCGTTCATTGTGTCGCTCGGCGTGCTCGAGGCGGCCCGCGGTCTCGCGTATCAGTTGACCAACTCCCGCACGGCCTACATCGGCGATGCGTTCGATTTTCTGTCCAACCCGATTGCGTTCGGCATTTCTCCCGCGTTCCTGATTGCGATCGTCGTAATGATCGCCGCGCAGTTGGTGCTGACCCGCACGGTGTTCGGCCGCTATCTGGTCGGCATCGGCACGAACGAGGAAGCGGTGCGTCTCGCGGGCGTCAACCCGCGGCCCTACAAGATTGCCGTTTTCGCGATGATGGGCCTGTTAGCCGGTCTTGCGTCCCTGTTCCAGATTTCGCGGCTCGAGGCTGCGGACCCGAATGCCGGTTCGGGGATCGAATTGCAGGTGATCGCGGCCGTCGTGATCGGCGGAACGAGTTTGATGGGCGGGCGCGGCTCGGTGATCAGCACGTTCTTCGGCGTGCTGATTATCTCCGTGCTGGCCGCGGGTCTCGCCCAGATCGGCGCGACCGAGCCGACCAAGCGGATCATCACGGGGGCCGTCATTGTCGTTGCCGTCGTGCTGGATACGTATAGAAGCCGGCGTCGCGCCGCATAA
- a CDS encoding nucleoside hydrolase has protein sequence MTTTDPLANAPKVIIDSDLNTMGDDGQLFAMTTQLMGQGKVNLLGLTVVTGNDWLLQEEANALKAVERMGVQNVVGVYGGAGYPLQYDVASIRAQQAANPQGYFGAWMRPEPTQQSQLVAPPDGFAVSTKLQTQSAADFMIQTIKRYPNQVTILEVGPPTNLATAIMKAPEIVPLIKQIVYMGGAMAVPGNANAVGELNWWFDPLAVRTVLQTTIPQAVIPLDVTDTVPLTQSIFDQIVNNPSKQTAVTKAYGIVNAGSFGDNTHLFDTLTIAYFMDPAYATQTKSAYLDIDTTSGGDQGHVMVYPDQPAPGASPKKITYVTQFDNNRFFSLYVDLLTRPVPVTLP, from the coding sequence GTGACGACCACCGACCCGCTCGCCAACGCACCGAAGGTGATCATCGATTCAGACTTGAACACGATGGGTGACGATGGCCAGCTGTTCGCCATGACCACGCAGTTGATGGGGCAGGGCAAGGTCAATCTGCTCGGGTTGACCGTCGTGACCGGCAACGACTGGCTGCTCCAGGAAGAGGCGAATGCGCTGAAGGCCGTTGAGCGCATGGGCGTGCAAAACGTGGTGGGTGTCTACGGCGGCGCCGGCTATCCATTGCAATACGACGTAGCGAGTATTCGTGCCCAGCAGGCTGCCAATCCGCAAGGCTATTTCGGCGCGTGGATGCGGCCGGAACCGACCCAGCAGTCCCAGCTCGTTGCGCCGCCTGATGGCTTTGCGGTGTCGACGAAACTGCAGACGCAAAGCGCCGCGGACTTCATGATCCAGACCATCAAGCGCTATCCGAATCAGGTCACGATTCTCGAGGTCGGGCCGCCCACCAATCTCGCCACGGCCATCATGAAAGCGCCGGAGATCGTGCCGCTGATCAAGCAGATTGTCTACATGGGTGGAGCGATGGCAGTGCCGGGCAATGCGAACGCGGTGGGTGAACTGAACTGGTGGTTCGATCCGCTTGCTGTGCGTACAGTGCTTCAAACGACGATTCCGCAGGCCGTCATTCCGCTCGACGTTACGGATACCGTGCCGCTCACCCAGAGCATCTTCGATCAGATCGTCAACAACCCGAGCAAGCAGACCGCGGTCACCAAAGCATACGGAATCGTCAATGCTGGTTCGTTCGGCGACAACACGCATCTGTTCGACACGCTGACGATCGCCTATTTCATGGATCCGGCCTACGCCACGCAAACGAAAAGCGCCTACCTGGATATCGACACCACGAGCGGCGGGGACCAGGGACACGTGATGGTCTACCCCGACCAACCCGCGCCTGGCGCGTCACCTAAAAAGATCACGTACGTCACGCAGTTCGACAACAATCGTTTCTTTAGTCTCTACGTCGATTTGCTGACGCGTCCGGTGCCGGTCACGTTGCCTTGA
- a CDS encoding MFS transporter: MKTLAEPFAKPDTQLPRERVATLGVFLANGFGIGAWAVEVPRIKESLLLSDTSLGIALFAFALGAIVAMPLAGQLAPRLGSGRATALLGAAFVVALPLPAFAPNLVTLCIVLFALGAANGALDVSMNGHASTIETQWKSPIMSSFHAAWSAGGLLGAATGAMLQKGGVGVIGGLVLPDAFIAVLILAAAVLALRDLGPRAAASSSAFALPNARVMKLALLAFLCMLVEGAVADWSAVYLRSALNEEASVAAIGYSAFAFSMAACRFVGDVSVRRFGSSKVIGLGGLLAVAGFALVLSLPTVFTACAGFAMVGVGLANIVPVIFSAAGRSTVTPAVGVSMAATAGYAGFLVGPPLIGLGAGLLGLRVALCVLVVATLVVCLTGGKAVRGARLA; encoded by the coding sequence ATGAAGACACTCGCTGAACCGTTCGCTAAACCAGACACCCAACTCCCCAGGGAACGTGTCGCCACCCTCGGCGTGTTTCTCGCCAACGGATTCGGGATCGGCGCCTGGGCGGTCGAAGTGCCGCGCATCAAGGAAAGTCTACTCCTCAGCGATACATCGTTGGGCATCGCGCTGTTCGCCTTCGCGCTCGGGGCCATCGTCGCGATGCCGCTGGCCGGACAGTTGGCGCCGCGCCTGGGCAGCGGCCGGGCCACCGCGCTGCTCGGCGCGGCGTTTGTCGTGGCGTTGCCGCTCCCCGCCTTCGCACCGAATCTGGTGACGCTGTGCATCGTGCTCTTCGCGCTCGGCGCGGCGAACGGCGCGCTCGACGTCTCGATGAACGGCCACGCGAGCACGATCGAGACGCAATGGAAGTCGCCGATCATGTCGTCGTTTCATGCGGCGTGGAGTGCGGGTGGCCTGCTCGGCGCGGCCACGGGCGCCATGCTCCAGAAAGGCGGCGTCGGCGTGATCGGCGGCCTCGTCCTGCCGGACGCGTTCATCGCCGTCCTCATTCTCGCCGCCGCCGTGCTCGCGTTGCGTGATCTCGGCCCCCGGGCGGCCGCATCCTCCAGTGCATTCGCGTTGCCCAATGCCCGGGTGATGAAACTGGCGCTGCTCGCCTTCCTTTGCATGCTGGTGGAAGGCGCAGTGGCCGACTGGAGCGCGGTGTACTTGCGCTCAGCCTTGAACGAAGAGGCCAGCGTCGCCGCGATCGGTTATTCCGCATTTGCCTTCTCGATGGCCGCCTGCCGGTTCGTCGGCGACGTCTCCGTGCGCCGCTTCGGTTCGAGCAAGGTGATCGGCCTCGGCGGACTTCTGGCGGTGGCCGGGTTTGCGCTGGTGTTGAGCCTGCCGACCGTGTTCACCGCATGCGCGGGTTTCGCCATGGTCGGCGTCGGCCTCGCGAATATCGTCCCGGTCATTTTCAGCGCGGCGGGCCGCTCGACCGTCACGCCGGCTGTCGGTGTGTCAATGGCGGCCACGGCGGGCTATGCCGGCTTCCTGGTCGGGCCGCCGTTGATCGGACTCGGCGCGGGCCTGCTCGGCTTGCGCGTGGCGCTCTGCGTGCTCGTCGTGGCTACGTTGGTGGTCTGCCTGACGGGTGGCAAGGCGGTGCGCGGTGCGAGGCTGGCTTAG
- a CDS encoding copper chaperone PCu(A)C has product MKTSRQLLLAALLCGSSIQAFAGAAATASVTDCWIRALPGDLPSGGYFKASNAGDQPLNLVGVSAEAFGMAMLHQTQSQGSTSSMAMVDQVAVPAHGSLVFAPGNYHVMLEHPKQPLKIGTTIPMTFSFSDGEKVTAACAVKSAGTMAH; this is encoded by the coding sequence ATGAAGACGTCACGCCAACTTCTACTCGCCGCGTTGCTGTGCGGATCATCCATTCAGGCCTTCGCGGGTGCCGCGGCAACCGCAAGCGTAACGGACTGCTGGATCCGCGCCTTGCCGGGCGATCTGCCTTCGGGCGGCTATTTCAAGGCCAGCAACGCGGGCGACCAACCGCTCAATCTCGTCGGTGTCAGCGCCGAGGCTTTCGGCATGGCCATGCTGCATCAGACGCAAAGCCAGGGCAGCACGTCGTCGATGGCGATGGTCGATCAGGTGGCGGTGCCCGCGCACGGCTCGCTTGTCTTTGCACCAGGCAACTATCACGTGATGCTGGAGCACCCGAAACAGCCGCTCAAGATCGGCACGACGATCCCGATGACGTTCTCCTTCAGCGACGGCGAGAAAGTCACCGCGGCTTGCGCGGTGAAAAGCGCCGGCACGATGGCGCACTGA
- a CDS encoding DeoR/GlpR family DNA-binding transcription regulator: protein MPTAAPLAALAPSARLRYILLCYDRFAIEQGEIMQRTRQDAMDGLLPEERERLILERLRTQGRVLASELAAEFQTSEHTVRRHLRELADQGHCKRVYGGALLTSPSDNSAAVRMHEGMDRKARLAVAAASIVRPKQIILLDTGSTNVAIAAALPDNADLSVVTNSPEACARLLNRPGFDIILIGGRIATKVGGSTGATALLQIQQIKADLCFLGACAFDPDEGVAAFDAEDAELKRAMVKASSQVAIAMTSEKLMTAAPFSVAPARGVDYLFVEADVTANRRAQLEAVCDIVMVARS, encoded by the coding sequence GTGCCGACGGCCGCACCGCTCGCCGCCCTTGCGCCGTCTGCTCGTTTACGATACATTTTGCTCTGTTATGATCGTTTTGCAATCGAGCAGGGTGAAATCATGCAACGAACGCGACAGGACGCTATGGACGGGCTTCTGCCCGAGGAACGGGAGCGGCTGATTCTGGAACGGCTGCGGACGCAGGGCCGCGTTTTGGCGTCCGAACTCGCGGCCGAGTTTCAGACATCCGAACACACGGTCCGCCGTCACTTGCGCGAGCTGGCCGATCAGGGTCATTGCAAGCGTGTCTACGGCGGCGCCCTGCTGACCTCGCCTTCCGACAACAGCGCGGCGGTCCGGATGCACGAAGGCATGGACCGCAAGGCCCGTCTCGCCGTCGCCGCGGCGTCGATCGTCCGGCCGAAACAGATCATTTTGCTGGACACCGGATCGACCAACGTCGCGATCGCGGCGGCGCTCCCGGACAACGCGGACCTATCCGTCGTAACGAACTCGCCCGAGGCTTGCGCGCGCCTTCTGAACCGGCCGGGGTTCGACATCATCCTCATCGGCGGGCGCATCGCGACGAAGGTGGGCGGCTCGACCGGCGCCACCGCCTTGCTGCAGATCCAGCAGATCAAGGCCGACCTTTGCTTTCTGGGCGCGTGCGCGTTCGATCCGGACGAAGGGGTTGCCGCGTTCGACGCTGAGGATGCCGAACTCAAACGGGCGATGGTCAAAGCAAGCAGCCAGGTTGCGATTGCCATGACATCGGAAAAGCTGATGACCGCAGCGCCGTTTTCCGTTGCGCCGGCTCGCGGCGTGGACTATCTGTTCGTCGAAGCGGATGTGACGGCCAACCGGCGTGCCCAGCTCGAAGCGGTCTGCGACATCGTCATGGTGGCACGCTCATGA
- a CDS encoding PepSY domain-containing protein produces the protein MSTTTAQRTTSATSALSAGYRTLWRWHFYAGLFVMPFLVVLAITGTLYCFQPQIEPLLYPHRLIVEPQATPRLTEDALLAKARAAMPADARAVTAPIANAPDRSTEFVFRLANGEKQSVYLNPYSGEVLGTLSVERHFMQVDRMLHRKLLLGKPGELLMELAACWTLVMIGTGIALWWPREKTTARAALVPRFSLQGRALWKNLHAVMGIWLALGALVFVLSGLPWTGSWGKQFKALASAANLDAPPGSWGGLPLRSTPPGMNASEHAGTAEASAETQSAHETHTAHASTHEHDEHSAHAANMDSMPGMVMDDLPLPLTPWAVGNTPVPQSVDTHAAQALPLGRIVALLASLGVPSGYDIVLPASATGVYTVSYFPADPKDERTLYIDQYSGAVLKDIRYGDYGAVSKAVSYGTSLHMGRYFGVANQILCAAISLGLAGMAVTGCVMWWKRWWKRRPQRSLGAPSRERAAPPMRGWKTGLVLLGIVFPLMGATLLVVWLADRAIFGRATRQPA, from the coding sequence ATGTCCACCACCACCGCTCAACGCACGACTTCGGCAACGAGCGCCCTGAGCGCCGGCTACCGGACGCTCTGGCGCTGGCACTTTTACGCGGGCCTCTTTGTGATGCCATTTCTGGTGGTGCTCGCGATCACCGGCACGCTGTATTGCTTCCAGCCGCAAATCGAGCCGCTGCTTTACCCGCATCGCCTGATCGTCGAACCGCAAGCCACGCCCAGACTGACTGAAGATGCATTGCTTGCCAAAGCTCGCGCGGCGATGCCGGCCGACGCGCGCGCGGTGACGGCGCCCATTGCAAACGCACCGGATCGCAGCACCGAGTTCGTCTTTCGTCTCGCCAATGGCGAAAAGCAGAGTGTCTATCTGAACCCGTACAGTGGCGAAGTATTGGGCACGCTGAGCGTCGAACGCCACTTCATGCAGGTGGACCGCATGCTTCATCGCAAGCTGCTGCTCGGCAAACCCGGCGAGTTGCTGATGGAACTGGCCGCGTGCTGGACACTGGTGATGATCGGCACCGGCATCGCACTCTGGTGGCCGCGCGAGAAAACCACCGCGCGCGCCGCGCTGGTGCCGCGTTTCTCGCTGCAAGGCCGCGCGCTCTGGAAGAACCTGCACGCCGTAATGGGCATCTGGCTTGCGCTCGGCGCGCTCGTATTCGTACTGAGCGGTCTGCCGTGGACGGGTTCATGGGGTAAGCAGTTCAAAGCGCTTGCGAGCGCTGCCAATCTTGACGCGCCGCCGGGATCGTGGGGCGGCCTGCCGTTGCGCTCCACACCGCCTGGCATGAACGCCAGCGAACATGCGGGCACTGCGGAAGCAAGCGCCGAAACGCAATCGGCCCACGAGACCCACACTGCGCACGCGTCAACCCACGAACACGACGAGCATAGCGCCCACGCGGCGAACATGGATTCGATGCCGGGCATGGTGATGGACGACCTGCCGTTGCCGCTCACACCATGGGCCGTCGGCAACACGCCAGTACCGCAATCCGTCGATACACACGCGGCGCAGGCGCTGCCGCTCGGACGCATAGTTGCGCTCCTCGCGTCGCTCGGTGTGCCGAGCGGTTATGACATCGTGCTGCCCGCCTCCGCTACGGGCGTCTACACCGTCTCGTACTTTCCCGCCGACCCGAAAGACGAGCGCACGTTGTACATCGACCAATACAGCGGCGCGGTCCTGAAAGACATTCGTTACGGCGACTACGGCGCGGTGTCGAAGGCCGTGTCGTACGGCACGTCGTTGCATATGGGCCGCTATTTTGGCGTCGCCAATCAGATTCTCTGTGCCGCGATTTCACTTGGGCTTGCGGGGATGGCGGTGACCGGCTGCGTGATGTGGTGGAAGCGGTGGTGGAAGCGGCGCCCGCAGCGCTCGCTCGGCGCACCCTCGCGCGAGCGCGCCGCACCGCCGATGCGCGGCTGGAAAACCGGCCTCGTTCTGCTCGGCATCGTCTTCCCATTGATGGGCGCCACGCTGCTCGTGGTGTGGCTCGCCGATCGCGCGATTTTTGGCCGCGCCACGCGGCAACCTGCTTAG